The Betaproteobacteria bacterium nucleotide sequence TGCGACTCTTCAACCCTGCTGCGGGGTGGAGCAAGGTGGAAAGTCCGATCTGAGCGCGGCGGGAGGATCGTGACGCCGCTCTATCCCGGCGCGAAAGCCACGCACCGTGGGGTCCGACTTCAGGACAAGAGCGCAGCGTGACCGATTCCGGGTTGCTTGCCAATCTCTTCGCTGCGCTTCCCATCCGCTCCGACCGGGAGGTCTTCGACGCAATCCTCTCCCGCCCCGGCCTGCGCATCGAGCGCATCGTCTCCTTCGGCCAGACGAGCCCCGCGGATTTCTGGTACGACCAGCCGCAAGGCGAATGGGTGGTGGTGCTCGCCGGTGCCGCGCGCCTGCAGTTCGCCGACGAACCCGCAGTGCGCACCCTCCTGGCGGGGGATCACGTCGACATCGCGCCACACCGCCGGCA carries:
- a CDS encoding cupin codes for the protein MTDSGLLANLFAALPIRSDREVFDAILSRPGLRIERIVSFGQTSPADFWYDQPQGEWVVVLAGAARLQFADEPAVRTLLAGDHVDIAPHRRHRVEWTDPAQPTVWLAVHYG